In Terriglobales bacterium, a genomic segment contains:
- a CDS encoding dihydroorotate dehydrogenase-like protein, whose amino-acid sequence MIDLSTNYLELKLKNPVVASASPLTKDVANFRRLEDAGAAAIVMHSLFEEQINLESNLLDRFLAQGTDVSAEALAMFPDMTSYNIGPDDYLEQVARGKAAVRIPVIGSLNGVSTGGWIRYARLIQDAGADALELNIYYLPTDPTLDAMTVENMYCDLVDAVKDSVRIPVAVKLGPYFSAMANMARKLDQAGADALVLFNRFYQPDFDLENLEVVPSLQLSRSNELRLRLHWAAILFGKIDADLAITGGVHTAEDVIKCMMAGARVAMTTSALLEHGIDYLRFLIAEVGEWLEKHEYESIQQMKGSMSHKSVRHPAAFERANYMKVLSSYTVTVR is encoded by the coding sequence GTGATCGACCTATCGACGAATTATCTGGAACTCAAACTCAAGAACCCGGTGGTAGCTTCCGCCTCCCCGCTGACGAAAGATGTGGCTAATTTCCGGCGGCTGGAAGATGCAGGCGCAGCGGCGATCGTCATGCATTCGCTGTTTGAAGAGCAAATCAACCTGGAAAGCAATCTGCTCGACCGCTTTCTTGCCCAGGGCACAGATGTCTCCGCCGAAGCGCTAGCCATGTTTCCCGACATGACCAGCTACAACATCGGTCCCGATGACTATCTCGAGCAGGTCGCGCGAGGCAAGGCAGCGGTGCGAATTCCGGTGATTGGCAGTCTGAACGGGGTCTCGACTGGTGGCTGGATTCGCTATGCCCGGCTGATTCAGGATGCCGGCGCCGACGCGCTCGAACTGAACATCTACTACCTTCCCACCGATCCGACGCTCGACGCGATGACAGTCGAAAATATGTACTGCGACCTGGTGGATGCCGTGAAAGACAGCGTGAGAATACCGGTGGCGGTCAAGCTGGGTCCGTACTTTAGTGCCATGGCGAACATGGCGCGCAAGCTGGATCAGGCTGGCGCTGATGCCCTGGTCCTGTTCAACCGCTTCTACCAACCCGATTTTGATCTCGAAAATCTCGAGGTCGTCCCCAGCCTGCAACTAAGCCGCTCCAACGAGCTGCGGCTCCGCCTGCACTGGGCTGCCATCCTGTTTGGCAAGATCGATGCTGACCTGGCCATCACGGGCGGGGTGCACACAGCCGAAGATGTGATCAAGTGCATGATGGCGGGAGCGCGAGTGGCAATGACGACGTCCGCTCTGCTGGAGCACGGCATCGATTACTTACGCTTCCTGATCGCCGAGGTTGGCGAATGGCTAGAGAAGCACGAGTACGAATCCATCCAGCAGATGAAGGGCAGCATGAGCC